From Clostridium sp. SY8519:
GATCTCATCCGACACCTGGTCAAACAGGCCTTCCCTGTCTTTTTCATCAAAACTGATTACCAGGTCCAGCGAGGCATACCCGCTCTCCTGGTTTAAATAAAACCCATGCATTCCCGTCACATGCGGATGGGTCAGGGCCAGCGCGGCCACCTGCTTCCGCAGCCGGCTCACCTGATTGTCCCCGGTATTCATGGAATAAATTCCGATACCGGTCAGAATCACCCGATGCTCCCGGTACACCTTTCTGGCAATTTTGCGCTGCAGCATATCCAGCCGGTCAGCCGTGCAGGTATCCGGCACTTCGATATGCACGGAGCCCAGCATCCGGTCCGGCCCGTAATCATGAAGATGCAGATCGTACACCCCAAGCACCCCGTCAAAGCTGCGGACCGTTGTCTTGATTTTGCCTGCCAGTTCCCCGGAGACTTTCTGGCCGAGAATCTCGCTTAACGCGCTGCGAAGCAGATGTACGCCTTCAATCAGAATAAAGATTCCGATGATTCCGCTGGCAAAGGCCTCCAGATGCAGGCCGGTCAGAATATTCACCACCGCCGCCGCGAGGGTCAGAACAGAGATCAGCGCATGGTGAATGGCCTCCGCGCCGGAGGCATGCAGTGCCTTGGACTGTACCGGTTCTGCCTTCTTTTTTGTGTACACACCGTAAAGGATCTTCACAAGAATGGACACAATTACTACCGTCAGGGTAACGCCGGAGTAATGGGTCGCGTGGGGAGACAGAAAAGCCTCTGCCGTCTCCCGCATGGCTTCCACACCTGCATACAGCACAATCAGCGCGATGGCCAGAGTCACCATATATTCCATACGCCCGTATCCGTAGGGGTGTTTTCTGTTCGGACGCTTTTCCGAAAAAACAGTGCCCGTAATAATTACCCCGGAAGCCAGCGCATCCGTAAAATTGCTTACCGCATCCGTCAGTACGGCTGCCGAACCGGAAATCAGTCCGAATACAATCTTGAACAGACCCAGCAGCACGTTTGCCAGTACGCCCCCTGCGCTGGTGCGCAGAATAATTCGATTCCTTTCTTTTCTATGCATGGTTTGCTATCCGTCCTGTGTCTTTCCGCTTAATCCAGTACCATTTTCACCGCGCCGTACATGCCCGCGTCATTGCCCAGTGTGGCCAGGGCAAATTCCGCATCCGCGGAAGCGTGGAAGGCATACTTGCGGTAGTGGCGCTGAATCGTTTCAATCAGAATATCCCCTGCCTTGGAAACACCGCCGCCGATGACAAAAATCTCCGGATCGAACACACAGGCAATCAGACTGCAGGCATTTCCCAGCTCCTCACCGATAAATTCCACGATTTCCAGAGACAGTTCATCTCCTTTTTTCGCGCAGTCAAACACCTCTTTCGCGGAAAGATAGGACACATTCCGCAGCATGGACGGGCGGTCGCTCTGCACCAGCATCTCCTGGGCCTTCCGCGCAATGCCGGTGGCGGACGCGTACTGCTCCAGATGGCCGTGCTTGCCGCATCCGCACACCAGCGTTTCCTCCCGGTTCACACGCATATGCCCGATCTCTCCGGCTGCTCCGAACCGTCCGGAAATAATCTTTCCGTCATGCACAATGCCGCCGCCGATTCCCGTACCAAGGGTCAGCATCACCAGATCTTTGTGATTCTTTCCGCCTCCCTGCCACATTTCACCCAGGGTTGCCGCATTTGCGTCGTTCGTGACCTTTACTTTGGCGATTCCGGTCAGCTCCGCGGTCTTTTCCGCCACATCCAGAACACCCCAGCCGAGATTGGCGCATTTGTTCACAATCCGTTCCTCCAGTACCGGCCCCGGCACATCAATGCCGATGCCTTCGATCTCGGTCTTTGAAATATTTTTTTCTTTCAGTTTTTCATCAATGGACCCTGCGATATCTCCCAGGATCAGCCGCCCGCCGTCCTCTGTACGGGTCGGAATCTCCCAGCTGTCCTCCATTCTGCCCTCGGTCAGAAACAGGCCGATTTTTACAGTTGTGCCGCCGATGTCCACGCCAAACGCATACTTTTTCATATTCGATTTCTCCCTTCTGCATCCATCCTGTGCCGG
This genomic window contains:
- a CDS encoding cation diffusion facilitator family transporter encodes the protein MHRKERNRIILRTSAGGVLANVLLGLFKIVFGLISGSAAVLTDAVSNFTDALASGVIITGTVFSEKRPNRKHPYGYGRMEYMVTLAIALIVLYAGVEAMRETAEAFLSPHATHYSGVTLTVVIVSILVKILYGVYTKKKAEPVQSKALHASGAEAIHHALISVLTLAAAVVNILTGLHLEAFASGIIGIFILIEGVHLLRSALSEILGQKVSGELAGKIKTTVRSFDGVLGVYDLHLHDYGPDRMLGSVHIEVPDTCTADRLDMLQRKIARKVYREHRVILTGIGIYSMNTGDNQVSRLRKQVAALALTHPHVTGMHGFYLNQESGYASLDLVISFDEKDREGLFDQVSDEIRRTFPQYDFHITMDIEL
- a CDS encoding ROK family glucokinase — encoded protein: MKKYAFGVDIGGTTVKIGLFLTEGRMEDSWEIPTRTEDGGRLILGDIAGSIDEKLKEKNISKTEIEGIGIDVPGPVLEERIVNKCANLGWGVLDVAEKTAELTGIAKVKVTNDANAATLGEMWQGGGKNHKDLVMLTLGTGIGGGIVHDGKIISGRFGAAGEIGHMRVNREETLVCGCGKHGHLEQYASATGIARKAQEMLVQSDRPSMLRNVSYLSAKEVFDCAKKGDELSLEIVEFIGEELGNACSLIACVFDPEIFVIGGGVSKAGDILIETIQRHYRKYAFHASADAEFALATLGNDAGMYGAVKMVLD